In Fusarium oxysporum f. sp. lycopersici 4287 chromosome 6, whole genome shotgun sequence, a single window of DNA contains:
- a CDS encoding CMGC/CDK/CDC2 protein kinase: protein MDNYQKLEKIGQGACGAIYKARDLANGGRIVALKKIRLEAEGEGVPSTSIREISLLKELQHPNILRLLNIVHADYHKLYLVFEFLDIDLKRYMETLPASDGGRGKVLPEGSSAYLMQLGMNDTVVRKFMYQLCAGVKYCHSHRILHRDLKPANLLIDKEGNLKLADFGLARAFGVPLRPYTHDVVTLWYRAPELLLGEKQYSTGVDMWSVGCIFAEMCTRKPLFPGDSEIDEIFKIFRKLGTPTEDVWPGVTSYRDFKSSFPKWQRNYDQALCNNLNKAGLELLDMTLIYNPARRISAKQACNHPYFEDFLA from the exons ATGGATAATTACCAGAAGTTAGAGAAGATTGGCCAAG GTGCCTGCGGTGCTATTTACAAGGCTCGTGATCTTGCCAATGGGGGACGAATTGTCGCATTGAAAAAAATCCGTCTCGAAGCCGAGGGCGAGGGTGTACCGAGCACTTCCATCCGGGAGATTTCTCTCCTCAAGGAATTGCAGCACCCTAACATCTTGCGTCTTCTGAACATCGTTCACGCCGATTACCACAAGCTTTACCTCGTTTTCGAATTCCTTGATATCGACCTGAAAAGGTACATGGAGACCTTACCGGCCAGTGACGGTGGACGAGGCAAGGTGCTTCCGGAGGGATCATCGGCATATCTCATGCAATTAGGCATGAACGACACGGTGGTCAGAAAATTCATGTACCAACTTTGTGCTGGCGTTAAATACTGTCACTCCCACCGTATCTTGCACCGAGATCTGAAGCCCGCTAATCTCCTCATCGACAAGGAAGGAAATCTCAAGTTAGCCGATTTTGGGCTGGCACGAGCGTTTGGTGTGCCTCTGCGCCCATATACTCACGATGTCGTGACGCTCTGGTACCGAGCACCTGAACTTCTACTGGGCGAAAAACAATACTCGACGGGTGTTGATATGTGGTCTGTCGGCTGTATATTTGCAGAGATGTGCACTCGAAAGCCGCTGTTTCCTGGTGACTctgagattgatgagatctTTAAAATCTTCCG CAAATTGGGCACTCCTACGGAAGACGTATGGCCTGGAGTTACCTCGTACCGGGATTTCAAGTCCTCATTTCCTAAGTGGCAACGTAACTACGACCAGGCCCTCTGCAATAACCTCAACAAAGCAGGCCTCGAACTTCTCGATATGACGCTGATCTACAATCCGGCTAGACGCATTTCGGCTAAACAGGCCTGCAACCATCCTTACTTTGAGGACTTTCTTGCGTAG